A stretch of the Bacillus anthracis str. Vollum genome encodes the following:
- a CDS encoding DUF4822 domain-containing protein, which yields MNKKTKALSSILLGFTLALTGCAGTKAEENHNKPKQEQAAKETKKENKLTKGQKMANILSDTNWQGTRVYDKDKNDVTKENANFIGLAKYDAKSGRYEFFDAKTGASRGDKGTFFITNDGKKRILISESMKYQAVVDMTKLNKNVFTYKRMGKDANGNDVEVFVEHVPYKEKELSFTDPDKELNTTTGDIVKNIDGDKILGGTLWHGTKVLDEAGNDVTQFNSNFISLAKFDDKSNKYEFFNSETGQSRGDYGYFDVLHENKIRAHVSIGNNKYGAALELTELNKNKFTYKRTGKDQAGNDITIFVEHEPYTGDMKPQFSF from the coding sequence ATGAACAAAAAAACGAAAGCACTATCATCTATATTACTCGGATTCACACTAGCACTAACAGGGTGTGCTGGTACGAAAGCTGAAGAAAATCATAATAAACCAAAACAAGAACAAGCTGCTAAAGAAACAAAAAAGGAAAATAAGTTAACGAAAGGCCAAAAAATGGCTAACATTCTTAGCGATACAAATTGGCAAGGCACACGAGTGTATGACAAAGATAAAAATGATGTAACAAAAGAAAATGCAAACTTCATTGGCCTTGCAAAATATGATGCAAAGTCAGGAAGATATGAATTCTTTGATGCTAAAACAGGTGCAAGTCGTGGCGATAAAGGAACTTTCTTTATCACAAATGATGGGAAGAAGAGAATATTAATTTCAGAATCAATGAAATATCAAGCTGTTGTTGACATGACAAAACTAAATAAAAATGTATTTACTTATAAACGAATGGGGAAAGACGCTAACGGTAACGATGTAGAAGTCTTCGTTGAACATGTTCCATATAAAGAAAAAGAGCTTTCTTTCACTGATCCGGATAAGGAACTGAACACGACTACAGGCGATATCGTTAAAAACATTGATGGAGATAAAATTTTAGGTGGAACACTTTGGCACGGAACAAAAGTATTAGATGAAGCTGGTAATGATGTAACACAGTTTAACTCGAATTTTATAAGTCTAGCAAAATTTGATGACAAGTCTAATAAATACGAGTTTTTCAATAGCGAAACAGGTCAAAGCCGCGGTGACTATGGTTACTTCGATGTTTTACACGAAAATAAAATAAGAGCTCATGTATCAATTGGAAATAATAAATACGGTGCGGCTCTTGAACTTACTGAACTGAATAAGAATAAATTTACGTATAAGAGAACTGGTAAAGACCAAGCTGGTAATGACATCACTATATTCGTTGAACATGAACCTTATACAGGTGATATGAAACCACAATTTAGTTTTTAA